The Cicer arietinum cultivar CDC Frontier isolate Library 1 chromosome 1, Cicar.CDCFrontier_v2.0, whole genome shotgun sequence genome contains the following window.
atcattGAGAACacttcaaaaaacaaaaagctATAATGAATcaattataactaaaaaaaatgttaaagatAAGAACTCCGTCACTAAAGTTaaaaattttacaataatatcatattttaatatatatccaTATATTagtcaacaaaattttatttttttctttaaaataaatgtgaGTTGTGTGTTTCTCTTatcttatatatagaatatgTTAGAAACACATGTCACATAGAAATACAATAATTGTTAGAAGTGGTTAGAATAGTGAGAGTAGAAGAGGAAGCAGAATGGAGAATCTCGTAGCCACCTCAGTTGCTTTGGGTGCTTTTTCTGTCTTCTTGTTCCTCTTCCTATTCCGTCGTCGAAACACTCACAAACTTCCCCCAGTACCAGGTTAGTATCACTTTGTTATTGTCTTGGCCTTATATCTATATGATCAAAAGTTTTATTTAGTACTATGAAATATGAATGCATGAAAatggtttgttttgttttggttgATGCAGTGGTTCCAGGTTGGCCAGTGATTGGGAATATTCTGCAGTTGAAGGAGAAGAAACCTTACAATACATTCATACAGATGTCACATAAACATGGACCCATTTTTTCAATCAAAGCTGGTGCTTACAAAGTTATTGTTCTCAACAATACCCAACTTGCCAAGGAGGTCCATATTCATTCCTGTTTTTTATTTCCACTACTAGTACTCTTTTCATATTTCAATTTCACATTCATATAGAATGGTGATCTATTGATTCCATGAGTAACTATATATGATTTATTccgtttaataatttaatataaacataaatttcaCTAATACAACCGTCACATAAAAACTTCTTATTGAGTATATCAACTccacaaatttttattaaattttaaaactatttgatactttattaaataatttcaaatgaatgtATGATAAACTTTAAAAACGGATAAGTAAACATCGATGGCTAGATTACATAGAATTTCAGATTTATACAAAACTGTGTGAttgatcattaatatattatttcaataatcaACGGTTGAATTAGTGAATTTCAtcatttatattgaattattaagaCGAGTAACTTATCTCCGACTAATAACTAGAGTCAACGGATCATCACCTATATAGAGTGTAGAGCTGTTGACTCTAGGAATAACTATGTGATTAGTTATTCCACttaataacttaatataaaCGTTGAATTTCACTAATCCATATATTTGCATCGAATGGATAATTTGTGCTTTATTTATTACATGGTTTTAAATTGCTGTTACAACAAATCTTAATATTGCACTAAAATATGGGCAAATGCGGTTGATGCTACCGGAATTGCCATTTTGGATACCTCTAAAATCGTTATATTGCGGCTATTGTGGTAACAAATGAATTCTAGGGTTATCTTATGAAATGGTCTAATGGGCTTGTTCTTTTTTATGCACCAATAATAAGCAGGGCTGAATTATGAGCcttttaagtcattttgatTAGGATGTCATTTGAGTTCAGAGCATTCACATATATACTGCTTTATATTGTTCATTTGTATCTCTATTTTCTAGACTAATTATTAGTATGAGGAAGAGGCAGGGGAAATGACATTCAGTGCTCATCACTGCAGTCCATggaactattttttatttctggTTATTTAATTGGATTATAATTTTGTGCGGTTATTTCAGGCATTGGTGACCAGATTATCATCAATTAAAACAAAGAAGATGTCAGCTGCATTGGAGATTCTGACTTCAAATCAATGTATGGTTGCTATGAGCGACTACAGCGACTTTCACAAAACGATCAAAAGACATCTTCTTGCAAATGTTCTTGGAGCCAATGCACAGGTTTTGGTTACAATAACTTCATGGTTATCTCAACACACACAGAGAGACTcttctatattttattgtttggaTGAAAAGTATCTCTGAAGTGTATTTTTCAATGTTCAGAAGCAACACCGTAACCTCAGAGATGTCATGATAGAAAATATGTCCAAGCAGTTTTGTGAACATGCAAATACCTTCCCCAACTTGGCTGttaattttagacaaatatTTGTGTCTGAACTTTTCACACTAACATTAAAGCAAGTGAGTCTTCCCcttcttaaataaaattaaaaacaattttctgAGAATACAATTAGAAAACATAACATAATTTACAAAACCTTTACCTCATGTATAATTTGTAGACACTGGGAATCGATGTTGAATCCATTTATGTGGAGGAGCTTGCACGTACATTATCAAAAGATGACATGCATCAAATTCTAGTGCTTGATTTTTTGGAGGGAGCAATTGAGGTGGACTGGCGAGAATTCTTTCCATACCTGAAATGGATTCCAAATAAGAGCATGGAGATGAAAGTTCAGAAAGTGGTCCGCGAAAGAAGACATGTAATGAAGGCATTGATTAATGAGCAGAAGAAGCAATTGGCATCAGAGAAGGTAAGTTTTACTTGTTTACAACCTCAAATCTATTTTAGAGTTATCCTAACTTGATTGTTTGGGTTGTGGCAGGAAGTAAATTGTTTTTATGACTACCTGATATCAGAAGCTAAAGAATTGACTGAAGAACAACTGCTGATGCTGGTCTGGGAGCCAATTGTTGAGACATCTGATACTACCTTAGTTACAGCAGAATGGGCTATGTATGAACTTGCCAAAGACAAAAGTCGTCAGGTTGATAGCCGTACTTTGCCTTTCGCCAACTCTTACTGGTTGGTTGGTTAATTTGGTGTTTTCTTCTGTTTTGTCACATTGTAACTAGTTACATCTTTATTTGGCAGGACCGTCTGTATGAGGAGCTTGTAAAAGTATGTGGACATGAAAAGGTTACCGAGGAGCAATTATCTAAGCTACCTTACTTGGGGGCTGTGTTCCATGAGACTTTAAGGAAACATAGTCCAGTTCCAATTGTCCCACTAAGATATGCTAATGAGGATACCCAATTGGGAGGATATCATATTCCTGNNNNNNNNNNNNNNNNNNNNNNNNNNNNNNNNNNNNNNNNNNNNNNNNNNNNNNNNNNNNNNNNNNNNNNNNNCTGCTGGAAGCCAGGTCGCTCGATTTATCCTTTGAATAAAATTTACTATATCATCGTTTATATGTTTGATTGATTGATTTCCATATCATGTTTTACAGATCACCGGATATTTATCCTTTGAATATTTACTATATCATTGTTTATATGTTTGATTGATTGATTTCCATATCATGTTTTACAGatcacaataaatatatatgcatGTAACATGGATAACGACCGGTGGGAAAATCCTGACCAATGGATTCCAGAGAGATTTCTTGATGAGAAATATGAGACCTCGGATTTGTACAAAACTATGGCCTTTGGAGGAGGGAAGAGGGTGTGTGCAGGCTCTCTTGAGGCCATGTTGATAACTTGCACGGCTATTGGCAGATTTGTTCAGGAATTTGAGTGGGAGCTCGGACAGGGAGAGGAAGAGGATGTTGATACAAGTGCCCTTACCACCAACAGGCTTCATCCCCTGCTAGTAAAACTTAAGCCAAGAAATCATTTTAAGTAGTAGGTTTAACTTGGCTGGTAAACTTACTGGTTGTAGCATAGCTACATATTTACTAAGTGCACCTCATAGTATAGTTATCTCAAATCTAAGACATTATCAACATTGATAAATAAAGTTTGGTATAATAAAAGTACAAGAGTTTTATCAAGTTTGTTGTATGATCGTCTTTAGTTTTTCAATCATGCAAGGACAATcaacaaattgatttttaataataatcatgACATGGGTGGTGACATGATCTATACCTCATTGACTGCCAATCAGAACCGAAGTACGTTTTTTGACGTGTGTAAAACTATGATTCAATCCCAGTGGTTTGATTTACTGAAGTGCATTCCTGGACCACCAAATCAAATGCAGGCACTTCCCTGAATGTCAAGAGGCTAGTTTTGTCTGTCTGCCGTCTTTTGTCTTCCAACTGTTTCATGCTTCTGCTCCTTTGTCTTTTTTTATTGTGTTGTTCCTCCCTTAAGTCTGCCTTTGTTGTTTTCTCTGTTTTTTCTATTAGCACTTATTTATTGTTTTCGCTGTTGTTTGTTTCTGATTTCCCATCTCTAGTATCTTATATGATTTGGGGGCTTTTTGTGAGGTTAAACAAATCCTTAAACTCTCAATTTTAAAGGGCGTTATgcaacaaattattttaaagtttcaCTTGACAGGAATGttaatataaatcatttatGTGGGGGTGTAGTTTTAAGTATTTTTAGCAAAGGTTAGGCTACCAAAGGGAAGTGCCCACATGCGAAACAAGTGAGAGTGACTGTAATTTCAATGAAGAACACAATCTCATAATCGACATCTACTAGCTAGAGATTCAATAGTCTAACATTTGTGAGGGAGATACAAGATAGCtagataataattataaaaacaatgctgaaaataataaatctaCTTGTGCAACATCATGTAATTTTATCTGGATCATTTGAGCCAATGAAGTTTACaaagttcaatttttttgaaagtaaCAAACTGATCATCCGAACATAATTACTTTTAGTTTCTTATtagttgtgtttattttaattttaaaatgagtttTACTTACTAAAATAATTCGAGacaaattaatattacaaaataaacgGTTATATCGAATGAGGGAGTAATacatacattaaaataataaaaagaatattttattagttatctCTGAAGGAGTTTATGTAAGATTTGTTCaatgagtattttaatttttattgaagtaAATAATTACTcagaagaagaatgctttaattACTGAAGCTAATAATTAATGAGATTGATATATTCTTCTGTTTGCTTTTAACTTCACCTAATTAATTTGATTCACAAAGGTATAATGTATGAACCGATCCATATCTCAATTATGAGCTGTATTTAGCATTACATTTTTCATAATCCTTGCTTGCTTGGTCACCACCAGTAACAACTAGCCTCCGAGTTCAAATTCATTTCGAAACATTTTGACTATCAGTGCCATAATAAAAGTATCCTTCTcctccaattttttatttttaattatataagtaTCGCTTCCcccaatttattttaattatatcctttatttttttcttcttatgctttagtattttatttaattttaaataacaatttgatcttttatattttaaaatgtcaacaatattatcaatttttataaaaaatttaaaaaattcatcaaaattttcaaacaaaacccataaaattaattatcatcttcaatataaaatcaaatttcatcaaattcataactcatatttttattctttatttgatgttgttggagatgaaaatatgagtttatttgaatatttaagtcatGTATTTcatgaattttcttaaaattggtATTtcattttatggattttgtttgaaggtttcgatgaattttttaagtttatgtaaaaaaaaaagataatattattgacattttaagatataaatgatcaaattattagttaaaatcaaataaatgactaaatcaagaagaagaaaaaaagatgaaCGACCGAAGTGttactgaaattaaattaaaagatcattaaaacaattatgcctattttataatatagtgTATGTAGTTAGtctattttctattatttttgcattaaatgattatttataaatatatgaatttttttttaataaaacatattaaaactattatgaatattttttattcaattttatttatattttgattatttaccttagattttttaataatttttagagACTTCTACAGAAAATAAAATTGCAAACTATGAATATAGTCATGTTGTGCATGAATTATTTTAGTGTCATAtactttatatattaaatatttatgacttaacttaaatgttttaattatttatagaaacCATATTATAAAAATGTTAGAAACTATGAATACAATCATCTTATATATGCATGATTTATACAAGTttacttaatttaaatatatttacttaatttaattttaaaaacttactagtacaagtttttatacaaaaaatcgtttcaaattaaaatccttattgatagtgtttcagcaagtgtgttgaattgttgcaagtaataataaaacgatagtaccgagtgtcgaactcaaggattgcgttttactattgaattacatttaattattaagaaagattcatgagcgattcttgataaaactgcttcaatggtgttagaaatggtcgtctttgagtttgtATGCTAGGACACCagtctctcaacttcccaatagtaaaaaagatacttaaaaagtgagaaaaacgaGTTTTAATGTGTTTAGCTGCGCGtcgcgcgcttcaggcgcggaTTGACAGTGGCTTCAGCGCGAAATGCGCTTCAGGCCCAGATTGGCAGTGGCTTCAGCgcgaaatgcgcttcaagcgcacaacattttctttttgaagtGTAGTGCAATGTTCTCCTCCTTTGAGTCCGAATTTGGTTTCGGgatcttcatgaaagttgtagctatggatctagctttcatttgcatttagtttgactccaattgaacatctacaactctagataGGGCTAAAATACTTCACATATGTCATtttgatttctcacaaaaattcagcactacattaaaacaaagtaacaacgcaaaactccaaaaaatttatacttaatcaaggaaataagaacatacaCATTTCATTAaagtaaagaaataaaattaacaaaatatatcaaataact
Protein-coding sequences here:
- the LOC101492682 gene encoding ent-kaurene oxidase, chloroplastic-like, encoding MENLVATSVALGAFSVFLFLFLFRRRNTHKLPPVPVVPGWPVIGNILQLKEKKPYNTFIQMSHKHGPIFSIKAGAYKVIVLNNTQLAKEALVTRLSSIKTKKMSAALEILTSNQCMVAMSDYSDFHKTIKRHLLANVLGANAQKQHRNLRDVMIENMSKQFCEHANTFPNLAVNFRQIFVSELFTLTLKQTLGIDVESIYVEELARTLSKDDMHQILVLDFLEGAIEVDWREFFPYLKWIPNKSMEMKVQKVVRERRHVMKALINEQKKQLASEKEVNCFYDYLISEAKELTEEQLLMLVWEPIVETSDTTLVTAEWAMYELAKDKSRQDRLYEELVKVCGHEKVTEEQLSKLPYLGAVFHETLRKHSPVPIVPLRYANEDTQLGGYHIPAGSQITINIYACNMDNDRWENPDQWIPERFLDEKYETSDLYKTMAFGGGKRVCAGSLEAMLITCTAIGRFVQEFEWELGQGEEEDVDTSALTTNRLHPLLVKLKPRNHFK